A single window of Brevundimonas vitisensis DNA harbors:
- the rpsL gene encoding 30S ribosomal protein S12: MPTINQLMRKPRAPKPVRNKVPALKGCPQRRGVCTRVYTTTPKKPNSALRKVAKVRLTTGIEAVCYIPGEGHNLQEHSVVLIRGGRVKDLPGVRYHILRGVLDTQGVKDRKQRRSHYGAKRPK, translated from the coding sequence ATGCCCACGATCAACCAGCTGATGCGCAAGCCGCGCGCCCCCAAGCCCGTCCGGAACAAGGTTCCCGCGCTGAAGGGCTGCCCGCAGCGCCGCGGCGTCTGCACCCGCGTCTATACGACGACCCCGAAGAAGCCGAACTCCGCTCTGCGTAAGGTCGCCAAGGTGCGCCTGACCACGGGCATCGAGGCGGTGTGCTACATCCCCGGCGAGGGCCACAATCTGCAGGAGCACTCGGTGGTCCTGATCCGCGGCGGCCGCGTGAAGGACTTGCCCGGCGTTCGCTATCACATCCTGCGCGGCGTGCTCGACACGCAAGGCGTCAAGGACCGCAAGCAGCGCCGTTCGCACTACGGTGCCAAGCGTCCGAAGTAA
- a CDS encoding ABC transporter ATP-binding protein, with translation MASDMPAPTAMIAFEGLTKTYVMGDEVISALGGVSLSIARGEHVAIVGPSGSGKSTLMNVLGGLDRPTGGIYRFEDEPVADFDDDQLADFRNRRIGFIFQSFQLLPRLTAVQNVELPMIYAGIAPAARKARAVELLQRVGLGNRLNNRPTQMSGGQQQRVAIARALANGPDLLLADEPTGALDTATGQEVLALFDELNAQGLTLCIVTHDNEVAARARRRIAFRDGHIVSDDGSL, from the coding sequence GTGGCTTCTGATATGCCAGCTCCCACCGCCATGATCGCCTTCGAGGGGCTGACCAAGACCTATGTCATGGGCGACGAGGTCATCTCGGCCCTGGGCGGCGTCTCGCTCAGCATCGCGCGCGGCGAGCATGTCGCCATCGTCGGCCCCTCCGGCTCGGGCAAGTCGACGCTGATGAATGTGCTGGGCGGGCTGGATCGTCCCACGGGCGGCATCTACCGGTTCGAGGACGAGCCGGTGGCCGATTTCGACGACGATCAGCTGGCCGATTTCCGCAATCGCCGCATCGGCTTCATCTTCCAGTCCTTCCAGCTCCTGCCCCGCCTTACGGCGGTCCAGAACGTCGAGCTGCCGATGATCTATGCCGGCATTGCCCCGGCTGCTCGCAAGGCCCGTGCCGTTGAACTGCTGCAGCGCGTCGGCTTGGGAAACCGCCTGAACAACCGCCCCACGCAGATGTCGGGCGGTCAACAGCAACGCGTCGCCATCGCCCGCGCCCTGGCCAACGGCCCTGACCTGTTGCTCGCCGACGAGCCTACAGGGGCCCTGGACACCGCCACCGGCCAGGAAGTCCTGGCCCTGTTCGATGAACTGAACGCCCAGGGTCTGACCCTGTGCATTGTCACCCACGATAACGAGGTTGCCGCCCGCGCTCGCCGCCGGATCGCCTTCCGCGACGGCCATATCGTCAGCGATGATGGGAGCCTGTGA
- the fusA gene encoding elongation factor G translates to MARTHKLEDYRNFGIMAHIDAGKTTTTERILYYTGKNHKIGEVHDGAATMDWMDQEQERGITITSAATTAFWQGKRLNIIDTPGHVDFTIEVERSLRVLDGAVTVLDGNAGVEPQTETVWRQADKYKVPRIVFVNKMDKIGADFDKSVESIRDRLGAKAVPIQFPIGSESNLTGLVDLVRMTGVVWDNDGLGASYKDVPIPDDLVEKANEARQYLIDNAVELDDEAMEAYLEGNEPSEEVIKKCIRKAVLTGAFYPILCGSAFKNKGVQTLLDAVVDYLPSPLDIPPTAGIDFKTEEPVTRKASDDEPLSVLAFKIMDDPFVGSLTFCRIYSGKMETGQSLLNSSRDKKERVGRMLQMHSNNREDIKEAYAGDIVALAGLKETRTGDTLCDPLKSPVILEKMEFPAPVIEISVEPKSKADQEKLGVALAKLASEDPSFTVSTDHESGQTILKGMGELHLDIKIDILKRTYKVEANIGAPQVAYRESLGRKAEIDYTHKKQTGGTGQFARVMITFEPGEPGSGFVFENSIVGGAVPKEYIPGVQKGIESAKDNGLLAGFPLIDFKATLTDGKFHDVDSSVLAFEIAARAAFRELKEKGSPKLLEPIMAVEVVTPEDYLGSVIGDLNGRRGMIQGQDMRGNATVVNAFVPLANMFGYVNTLRGMSQGRAAFTMQYDHYEPVPQHVADEVIKKYSA, encoded by the coding sequence ATGGCCCGCACTCACAAGCTCGAGGACTACCGCAACTTCGGCATCATGGCCCACATCGACGCGGGCAAGACGACGACGACCGAGCGGATCCTGTATTACACCGGCAAGAACCATAAGATCGGCGAAGTCCACGACGGCGCTGCCACCATGGACTGGATGGACCAGGAGCAGGAGCGAGGCATCACTATCACGTCCGCCGCGACGACCGCCTTCTGGCAGGGCAAGCGCCTGAACATCATCGACACGCCCGGACACGTGGACTTCACCATCGAGGTCGAGCGGTCCCTGCGCGTGCTCGACGGTGCCGTGACGGTGCTGGACGGCAATGCCGGCGTCGAGCCGCAGACCGAAACCGTCTGGCGTCAGGCCGACAAGTACAAGGTTCCGCGCATCGTCTTCGTCAACAAGATGGACAAGATCGGTGCTGACTTCGACAAGTCGGTCGAGTCGATCCGCGACCGTCTGGGTGCCAAGGCCGTGCCGATCCAGTTCCCGATCGGCTCCGAGTCCAACCTGACGGGCCTGGTGGACCTGGTCCGCATGACCGGCGTGGTCTGGGACAACGACGGCCTGGGCGCCTCCTACAAGGACGTGCCGATCCCTGATGATCTGGTCGAAAAAGCCAATGAAGCGCGCCAGTACCTGATCGACAACGCCGTCGAGCTGGATGACGAGGCGATGGAAGCCTACCTTGAGGGCAATGAGCCTTCGGAAGAGGTCATCAAGAAGTGCATCCGCAAGGCCGTGCTGACCGGTGCCTTCTATCCGATCCTGTGCGGCTCGGCCTTCAAGAACAAGGGCGTGCAGACGCTGCTGGACGCCGTGGTCGACTATCTGCCGTCGCCGCTGGACATCCCGCCGACCGCCGGCATCGACTTCAAGACCGAAGAGCCCGTCACGCGTAAGGCGTCGGACGACGAGCCTCTGTCGGTCCTGGCGTTCAAGATCATGGACGACCCCTTCGTCGGCTCGCTGACCTTCTGCCGCATCTATTCGGGCAAGATGGAAACCGGCCAGAGCCTGCTGAACTCCAGCCGGGACAAGAAGGAGCGCGTCGGACGCATGCTCCAGATGCACTCCAACAACCGTGAGGACATCAAGGAAGCCTATGCTGGCGACATCGTCGCCCTGGCCGGCCTGAAGGAAACCCGCACGGGCGATACCCTCTGCGATCCGCTGAAGTCGCCGGTCATCCTCGAGAAGATGGAATTCCCGGCCCCCGTGATCGAGATCTCGGTCGAGCCGAAGTCCAAGGCCGATCAGGAGAAGCTGGGCGTCGCCCTGGCCAAGCTGGCGTCGGAGGATCCGTCCTTCACCGTCTCGACCGATCACGAGTCGGGTCAGACCATCCTGAAGGGGATGGGTGAACTGCACCTCGACATCAAGATCGACATCCTGAAGCGTACCTACAAGGTCGAGGCTAACATCGGCGCGCCGCAGGTGGCCTATCGCGAGTCCCTGGGTCGCAAGGCCGAGATCGACTACACCCACAAGAAGCAGACCGGTGGTACGGGTCAGTTCGCCCGCGTCATGATCACCTTCGAACCGGGCGAGCCCGGCTCGGGCTTCGTGTTCGAGAACTCGATCGTCGGCGGTGCGGTGCCCAAGGAATACATCCCGGGCGTTCAGAAGGGCATCGAGTCGGCCAAGGACAACGGCCTGCTGGCTGGCTTCCCGCTGATCGACTTCAAGGCCACCCTGACGGACGGCAAGTTCCACGACGTCGACTCCAGCGTGCTGGCGTTCGAAATCGCGGCCCGCGCCGCCTTCCGCGAACTGAAGGAGAAGGGTTCGCCCAAGCTGCTCGAGCCGATCATGGCGGTCGAGGTCGTGACCCCCGAGGATTACCTCGGCTCGGTCATCGGCGACCTGAACGGCCGTCGCGGCATGATCCAGGGTCAGGACATGCGCGGCAACGCCACCGTCGTGAACGCCTTCGTGCCGCTGGCCAACATGTTCGGCTATGTGAACACCCTTCGCGGGATGTCGCAGGGCCGGGCGGCCTTCACCATGCAGTACGACCACTATGAGCCGGTGCCGCAACACGTCGCCGACGAAGTGATCAAGAAATATTCCGCCTAA
- a CDS encoding ABC transporter permease yields the protein MNPIELVRFAVGAIAAHPMRSALTSLGVVIGVAAVIMMTAIGLGAQKQVEEALSSLGTNMLVVRPGAPRGAGGGFVRGAGGSGATLTVDDAEAIVTLDGVRAVSPAINGGAQLVYNGANWSSRIEGVTPDYLIARDLEISSGQMFDQAAAESGRKVAVLGQTVVNELFGEGVDPVGQRMRIGPIPFEVIGVLAPKGQSGFQDQDDIVVIPLDAARSRVIGRGPNSRGNSVNQIYVKAVDEEALYPLEQDLAELLRERHRIRPGQEDDFSVQNLTSIQEAAQASTATFTILLAAVAGVSLVVGGVGIMNIMLVSVTERTREIGLRMAIGAKRSDVLIQFALESVALSLLGGLLGLALGVGGALLMAQFGDWPSAIPAWAAPLAIGFSTFVGVVFGAYPAWRAAQLDPIDALRRE from the coding sequence ATGAACCCCATCGAACTGGTCCGCTTCGCCGTGGGTGCCATCGCCGCGCACCCCATGCGCAGTGCCCTGACGTCTCTGGGCGTCGTCATTGGCGTGGCCGCAGTGATCATGATGACCGCCATCGGATTGGGCGCGCAGAAGCAGGTGGAAGAGGCGCTTTCGAGCCTGGGCACCAATATGCTCGTGGTCCGGCCCGGCGCTCCCCGGGGCGCAGGTGGAGGCTTTGTGCGCGGGGCTGGCGGTTCGGGCGCGACGCTGACCGTCGATGACGCCGAAGCCATCGTGACCCTGGATGGGGTTCGCGCCGTCTCGCCGGCCATCAATGGCGGGGCGCAGCTGGTTTACAACGGAGCCAACTGGTCCAGCCGGATCGAAGGGGTCACGCCCGACTATCTGATCGCCCGCGACCTGGAGATTTCATCCGGCCAGATGTTTGACCAGGCCGCCGCCGAGAGCGGGCGCAAGGTCGCCGTCCTGGGCCAGACCGTCGTCAACGAGCTGTTCGGCGAAGGTGTCGATCCGGTTGGCCAGCGCATGCGCATCGGCCCCATTCCGTTCGAGGTGATTGGCGTCCTGGCCCCCAAGGGACAGTCAGGCTTTCAGGATCAGGACGACATCGTCGTCATTCCCTTGGACGCCGCGCGCTCACGCGTCATCGGCCGGGGGCCCAACTCCCGCGGCAACAGCGTGAACCAGATCTATGTGAAGGCCGTCGACGAAGAGGCCCTGTATCCGCTGGAACAGGACCTTGCCGAACTGCTGCGCGAACGCCACCGCATCCGCCCGGGACAGGAGGACGACTTCAGCGTTCAGAACCTGACGTCGATCCAGGAGGCAGCCCAGGCCTCCACCGCCACCTTCACCATCCTGCTGGCGGCCGTTGCGGGGGTATCGCTGGTGGTCGGCGGCGTGGGCATCATGAACATCATGCTGGTCTCGGTGACCGAGCGGACGCGCGAGATCGGCCTGCGGATGGCGATCGGAGCCAAGCGGTCGGATGTCCTGATCCAGTTCGCGCTGGAATCCGTTGCTCTATCGCTGCTGGGCGGCCTGCTCGGGCTGGCGCTGGGCGTCGGCGGGGCCCTGCTGATGGCCCAGTTCGGCGATTGGCCGTCGGCGATCCCGGCCTGGGCGGCTCCGCTGGCGATCGGCTTTTCGACGTTTGTGGGCGTGGTCTTCGGGGCCTATCCCGCCTGGCGCGCGGCTCAGCTTGATCCGATCGACGCATTGCGCCGCGAATAG
- a CDS encoding efflux RND transporter periplasmic adaptor subunit translates to MTATPISPGPLPKKPRPRRRNGMTLALAIGAGVLALIAIWFFFLRGGDDADPYRTEAVSRGEIVRSVSASGTLEALVTVEVGSQISGQVTQVLVDYNDRVTRGQTLAVLDPQNQRSAVEQSQAQIASAQAQVSQAEAQVALAQAEYDRQKFLFDRGIVAQAALDTASASLRTARASVQSANAQVRQQQASLRANQATLGRTSITAPISGIVIDRQIEPGQTVASGLNVAVLFTLAQDLGRVQALISVDEADIGSVRLGQPVRFTVDAFANDNFTGEVTQIRMLPTAESSVVAYTVVVEADNPGERLLPGMTANADIILEQRRGVLRVPNSALRFTPAGVEAEQPTRRAGGGSGAAAPPGGGGQRSGGRGNMAASIIAELNLDAAQRAKVQPILDRAQQEARAAARAQGGGGQRRRGNNPAMAAAFNKAFDEIKPLLRPDQQTTLETLRGRFAGGGGRGTVWVLVDGEPVQRSVRTGATDGSYTEVLSGLNEGDQVITGGGPRAVNTQAQAQAARMAASGGAGRGGPRGF, encoded by the coding sequence ATGACCGCAACGCCGATCTCGCCAGGCCCCCTGCCAAAGAAGCCTCGCCCTCGTCGCCGCAACGGCATGACGCTGGCCCTGGCCATCGGCGCGGGTGTGCTGGCGCTGATCGCGATCTGGTTCTTCTTTCTTCGGGGGGGCGACGACGCCGACCCTTACCGCACCGAGGCCGTCTCGCGCGGCGAGATCGTGCGCAGCGTGTCAGCCTCCGGCACGCTGGAGGCCCTGGTCACCGTCGAGGTCGGCTCGCAGATTTCCGGCCAGGTGACACAGGTCCTGGTCGACTACAATGACCGGGTTACCCGCGGTCAGACCCTGGCTGTTCTGGACCCCCAGAATCAGCGGTCGGCCGTCGAACAGTCTCAAGCCCAGATCGCCTCGGCCCAGGCCCAGGTGAGCCAGGCCGAGGCCCAGGTCGCCCTGGCCCAGGCCGAATACGACCGCCAGAAATTCCTGTTCGACCGGGGCATCGTCGCCCAGGCCGCCCTCGATACGGCCTCGGCCTCACTCCGCACCGCCCGGGCCAGCGTTCAGAGCGCCAACGCCCAGGTCCGCCAGCAGCAGGCTTCCCTGCGCGCCAACCAGGCCACCCTGGGCCGCACTTCGATCACCGCTCCGATCAGCGGCATCGTTATCGATCGCCAGATCGAGCCGGGCCAGACGGTCGCCTCTGGTCTGAACGTCGCCGTCCTGTTCACCCTGGCCCAGGACCTTGGCCGGGTTCAGGCCCTGATCAGCGTGGACGAGGCCGACATCGGCTCGGTGCGGCTGGGCCAACCGGTGAGGTTCACGGTCGACGCCTTCGCCAACGACAATTTCACCGGCGAGGTGACCCAGATCCGAATGTTGCCGACCGCCGAGTCGAGCGTCGTCGCCTATACGGTCGTGGTCGAGGCCGACAATCCCGGCGAGCGGCTCCTGCCGGGCATGACGGCCAATGCCGACATCATCCTGGAACAGCGTCGCGGCGTGCTGCGGGTGCCGAACTCGGCCCTGCGCTTCACCCCGGCGGGGGTCGAGGCCGAACAGCCCACGCGCCGGGCTGGCGGCGGTTCTGGCGCAGCCGCCCCCCCCGGAGGCGGAGGACAGCGTTCCGGCGGGCGCGGCAACATGGCCGCCTCCATCATCGCCGAGCTGAACCTGGATGCCGCGCAACGGGCCAAGGTGCAGCCGATCCTGGATCGCGCTCAGCAGGAAGCCAGGGCCGCTGCTCGGGCCCAGGGTGGTGGCGGTCAACGCCGCCGCGGCAACAACCCGGCCATGGCCGCCGCCTTCAACAAGGCCTTCGACGAGATCAAACCCCTGTTGCGGCCGGACCAGCAGACGACGCTGGAGACCCTGCGCGGCCGTTTCGCGGGCGGCGGCGGACGCGGCACGGTCTGGGTCCTGGTGGACGGTGAGCCGGTTCAGCGTTCGGTTCGCACCGGGGCGACGGACGGCAGCTATACCGAGGTCCTCAGTGGTCTGAACGAGGGCGATCAGGTCATTACGGGTGGTGGTCCCCGTGCGGTCAACACCCAGGCCCAGGCCCAGGCGGCCCGCATGGCGGCCAGCGGCGGGGCCGGTCGCGGAGGTCCCCGTGGCTTCTGA
- the rpsG gene encoding 30S ribosomal protein S7, translating into MSRRHRAQKREVLPDPKYKDLIVTKFMNYVMYEGKKAVAENIVYGAFDILAEKKKDQEPVATFHSALDNVAPSVEVRSRRVGGATYQVPVEVRPDRRRALAIRWLVNAARKRGENTMTEKLAAELLDASNNRGTAVKKREDTHKMAEANRAFSHYRW; encoded by the coding sequence ATGTCACGTCGCCACCGCGCCCAGAAACGCGAAGTCCTGCCGGATCCCAAGTACAAGGATCTGATCGTCACCAAGTTCATGAACTACGTCATGTACGAGGGCAAAAAGGCCGTCGCCGAGAACATCGTCTATGGCGCGTTCGACATCCTGGCCGAAAAGAAGAAGGACCAGGAGCCGGTCGCGACCTTCCACAGCGCCCTGGACAACGTCGCGCCGTCGGTCGAAGTCCGTTCGCGTCGCGTCGGTGGTGCCACCTATCAGGTGCCGGTCGAGGTCCGTCCGGACCGCCGCCGTGCTCTGGCCATCCGTTGGCTGGTGAACGCCGCCCGCAAGCGCGGCGAGAACACCATGACCGAGAAGCTGGCCGCCGAGCTGCTGGACGCTTCGAACAACCGCGGCACCGCGGTCAAGAAGCGCGAAGACACCCACAAGATGGCCGAAGCCAACCGCGCCTTCTCGCACTACCGCTGGTAA
- the rpoC gene encoding DNA-directed RNA polymerase subunit beta', translating into MNQDVLNIFNAVPVTPTFDQIKIALASPEKIRSWSFGEIKKPETINYRTFKPERDGLFCARIFGPTKDYECLCGKYKRMKYKGIICEKCGVEVTLARVRRERMGHIELASPVAHIWFLKSLPSRISLMLDMALKDVERVLYFENYIVTEPGLTPLKQNQLLTEDEFYRYQDEYGDDGFTAEIGAEAVRNLLMGIDLHAEAEKHRGELADSPSEMKAKKASKRLKLIEAFLESGNKPEWMILTVVPVIPPELRPLVPLDGGRFATSDLNDLYRRVINRNNRLKRLMELRAPDIIIRNEKRMLQESVDALFDNGRRGRVNTGANKRPLKSLADMLKGKQGRFRQNLLGKRVDYSGRSVIVVGPDLKLHECGLPKKMALELFKPFIYARLDAKGLSGTVKQSKRMVEREQPQVWDILEEVIREHPVMLNRAPTLHRLGIQAFEPKLIEGKAIQLHPLVCAAFNADFDGDQMAVHVPLSLEAQLEARVLMMSTNNILSPANGKPIIVPSQDIVLGLYYLSLVKDGEPGEGKLFGSPAEIDAALDAGVVTLHSRIKARWTEHDASGAEVTKVIDTTPGRMKLGALLPRNPNIGYRLLEKNLTKKEIGNLIDQVYRHCGQKATVIFADQMMGLGFKEAARAGISFGKDDIVIPAKKTVIVDETRKLAEEYEQQYADGLITKGEKYNKVVDAWAKATDRVADEMMGEIAQPRVLAAGMAPDINSVFMMANSGARGSQAQMKQLGGMRGLMAKPSGEIIETPIVSNFKEGLTVLEYFNSTHGARKGLADTALKTANSGYLTRRLVDVAQDSIVTEEDCGSTRGITLRAVVEGGDVLVSLGQRVLGRYAAEDIKEPGTDNVLFAADTYLQEEEVEAIDAAGVQSVKVRSALTCEAEAGICAYCYGRDLARGTNVNIGEAVGVIAAQSIGEPGTQLTMRTFHIGGTAQVAETSFYEATNPGKAKITGPTVTAAHGDLVAMSRNVVVTIVVDGKDRESHKIPYGARLRVTEGADVAKGQRLAEWDPYTTPILTEVGGAIRLEDLVEGLSVKEETDEATGIAQRVVSDWRASPRGADLRPALGVTQGEGYAKLASGSDARYLLPVGAVLSVSNGDVVKPGEIIARVPTEGAKTRDITGGLPRVAELFEARRPKDCAVIAEMDGRVEFGRDYKNKRRIKITPEVNADGVQMDAVEFLIPKGKHISVHDGDLIQKGDYIIDGNPDPHDLLRIQGVEALAEYLVNEVQEVYRLQGVPINDKHIEVIVRQMLQKVEILDSGETTLIRGDTVEVAEAALENAKVEKRGGRIATTQPVLLGITKASLQTRSFISAASFQETTRVLTDASVNGKVDTLEGLKENVIVGRLIPAGTGAYLRSLQKIANQRDDVLTQTREAAVEPLPADLALELESSES; encoded by the coding sequence ATGAACCAGGACGTCCTGAACATCTTCAACGCGGTCCCGGTCACTCCGACCTTCGACCAGATCAAGATCGCCCTCGCCAGCCCGGAGAAGATCCGGTCGTGGTCGTTCGGCGAGATCAAGAAGCCCGAGACCATCAACTACCGCACGTTCAAGCCCGAGCGTGACGGCCTGTTCTGCGCCCGTATCTTTGGCCCGACCAAGGATTACGAATGCCTGTGCGGCAAGTACAAGCGCATGAAGTACAAAGGCATCATCTGCGAGAAGTGCGGCGTGGAGGTCACCCTGGCCCGCGTTCGCCGCGAGCGGATGGGCCACATCGAACTGGCCAGCCCGGTCGCCCACATCTGGTTCCTGAAGTCGCTGCCCAGCCGCATCTCGCTGATGCTGGACATGGCGCTGAAGGACGTCGAGCGCGTTCTGTATTTCGAGAACTACATCGTCACCGAGCCGGGCCTGACCCCGCTGAAGCAGAACCAACTGCTGACCGAGGACGAGTTCTACCGCTATCAGGACGAGTACGGCGATGACGGCTTCACCGCCGAGATCGGCGCCGAGGCCGTGCGCAACCTGCTGATGGGCATCGACCTGCACGCCGAAGCTGAAAAGCATCGCGGCGAACTGGCCGACAGCCCCTCTGAAATGAAGGCCAAGAAGGCCTCCAAGCGCCTGAAGCTGATCGAAGCCTTCCTGGAAAGCGGCAACAAGCCCGAGTGGATGATCCTGACGGTCGTGCCGGTCATCCCGCCGGAACTGCGCCCGCTGGTGCCGCTGGACGGCGGCCGTTTCGCCACCTCGGACCTGAACGATCTGTACCGCCGGGTCATCAACCGTAACAACCGCCTGAAGCGGCTGATGGAGCTGCGCGCTCCGGACATCATCATCCGCAACGAAAAGCGGATGCTGCAGGAATCGGTCGACGCCCTGTTCGACAACGGCCGTCGCGGCCGTGTCAACACCGGTGCCAACAAGCGTCCGCTGAAGTCGCTGGCCGACATGCTGAAGGGCAAGCAGGGCCGCTTCCGTCAGAACCTGCTGGGCAAGCGCGTCGACTATTCGGGCCGTTCGGTCATCGTGGTCGGCCCCGACCTGAAGCTGCATGAGTGCGGCCTGCCCAAGAAGATGGCGCTCGAGCTGTTCAAGCCGTTCATCTATGCGCGTCTTGACGCCAAGGGCCTTTCGGGCACGGTCAAACAGTCCAAGCGGATGGTCGAGCGCGAGCAGCCGCAGGTCTGGGACATCCTGGAAGAGGTGATCCGCGAACACCCGGTCATGCTGAACCGGGCTCCGACGCTTCACCGTCTGGGCATCCAGGCGTTCGAGCCGAAACTGATCGAGGGCAAGGCCATCCAGCTGCACCCGCTGGTCTGCGCCGCCTTCAACGCCGACTTCGACGGCGACCAGATGGCTGTCCACGTTCCGCTGAGCCTGGAAGCCCAGCTGGAAGCGCGCGTCCTGATGATGTCGACGAACAACATCCTGTCGCCCGCAAACGGCAAGCCGATCATCGTGCCGTCGCAGGACATCGTTCTGGGCCTGTACTACCTGTCGCTGGTCAAGGACGGCGAGCCGGGTGAAGGCAAGCTGTTCGGCAGCCCCGCTGAGATCGACGCGGCTCTCGACGCCGGGGTCGTGACCCTGCACAGCCGCATCAAAGCGCGCTGGACCGAGCACGATGCATCCGGCGCGGAGGTGACCAAGGTCATCGACACGACGCCGGGCCGTATGAAGCTGGGCGCGCTTCTGCCGCGCAACCCCAACATCGGCTATCGCCTGCTCGAAAAGAACCTGACCAAGAAGGAGATCGGCAACCTGATCGATCAGGTCTATCGCCACTGCGGTCAGAAGGCGACGGTCATCTTCGCCGACCAGATGATGGGCCTGGGCTTCAAGGAAGCGGCGCGCGCCGGCATTTCCTTCGGCAAGGACGACATCGTCATTCCCGCCAAGAAGACGGTCATCGTCGACGAGACCCGCAAGCTGGCCGAGGAATACGAGCAGCAGTACGCCGATGGTCTGATCACCAAGGGCGAGAAGTACAACAAGGTCGTTGACGCCTGGGCCAAGGCCACGGACCGCGTCGCCGACGAGATGATGGGCGAGATCGCGCAGCCGCGCGTTCTGGCCGCCGGCATGGCGCCGGACATCAACTCCGTCTTCATGATGGCCAACTCCGGCGCCCGCGGTTCGCAGGCCCAGATGAAGCAGCTCGGCGGGATGCGCGGCCTGATGGCCAAGCCGTCCGGCGAGATCATCGAGACGCCGATCGTGTCGAACTTCAAGGAAGGCCTGACTGTGCTGGAGTACTTCAACTCCACCCACGGTGCCCGTAAGGGTCTGGCCGATACCGCGCTGAAGACCGCCAACTCCGGCTATCTGACGCGTCGTCTGGTCGACGTGGCGCAGGACTCCATCGTCACCGAAGAGGACTGCGGCTCGACGCGCGGCATCACCCTGCGTGCCGTGGTCGAGGGCGGCGACGTCCTGGTCTCGCTGGGCCAGCGGGTCCTGGGCCGTTATGCGGCCGAGGACATCAAGGAGCCGGGCACTGATAATGTGCTCTTCGCGGCGGATACCTATCTGCAGGAAGAAGAGGTCGAGGCCATCGATGCTGCCGGCGTTCAGTCGGTCAAGGTCCGCTCGGCCCTGACCTGCGAAGCCGAAGCCGGCATCTGCGCCTACTGCTATGGCCGTGACCTGGCGCGCGGCACCAACGTCAACATCGGCGAAGCGGTCGGGGTCATCGCGGCCCAGTCGATCGGTGAGCCGGGCACCCAGCTGACGATGCGGACCTTCCACATCGGCGGTACGGCGCAGGTGGCGGAAACCTCCTTCTATGAGGCGACCAACCCCGGGAAGGCCAAGATCACGGGCCCGACCGTCACGGCCGCGCACGGCGATCTGGTCGCCATGAGCCGCAACGTCGTCGTCACCATCGTGGTCGACGGCAAGGATCGCGAAAGCCACAAGATCCCTTATGGCGCGCGTCTGCGGGTCACCGAGGGTGCCGATGTCGCCAAGGGTCAGCGTCTGGCGGAGTGGGATCCCTACACCACCCCGATCCTCACCGAGGTCGGCGGGGCGATCCGCCTCGAAGACCTGGTCGAGGGCCTGTCCGTCAAGGAAGAGACCGACGAAGCGACCGGCATTGCCCAGCGCGTGGTCTCCGACTGGCGTGCCAGCCCGCGCGGCGCGGACCTTCGTCCGGCCCTGGGGGTCACCCAGGGTGAGGGCTATGCCAAGCTGGCCTCGGGCTCCGACGCCCGTTACCTGCTGCCGGTGGGCGCGGTTCTGTCCGTGTCCAATGGCGACGTCGTCAAGCCGGGTGAGATCATCGCCCGCGTTCCGACCGAGGGTGCCAAGACGCGCGACATCACCGGCGGTCTGCCGCGGGTGGCCGAGCTGTTCGAAGCCCGTCGTCCGAAGGACTGCGCGGTCATCGCCGAGATGGACGGCCGCGTCGAATTCGGACGCGACTACAAGAACAAGCGCCGCATCAAGATCACGCCGGAAGTCAATGCCGACGGCGTGCAGATGGACGCGGTCGAGTTCCTGATCCCGAAGGGCAAGCACATCTCCGTCCACGACGGCGATCTGATCCAGAAGGGCGACTACATCATCGACGGCAACCCCGATCCGCACGATCTGCTGCGCATCCAGGGCGTCGAGGCGCTGGCCGAGTATCTCGTGAACGAAGTGCAGGAGGTCTATCGACTGCAAGGCGTGCCGATCAACGACAAGCACATCGAGGTGATCGTTCGCCAGATGCTGCAGAAGGTCGAGATTCTGGACTCGGGCGAGACCACCCTTATCCGTGGCGACACGGTGGAGGTGGCCGAGGCCGCGCTGGAAAACGCCAAGGTCGAGAAGCGTGGTGGCCGTATCGCGACCACCCAGCCGGTCCTGCTCGGTATCACCAAGGCGTCGCTGCAGACCCGCAGCTTCATCTCGGCGGCGTCCTTCCAGGAGACGACCCGCGTCCTCACCGACGCCTCGGTCAACGGCAAGGTCGATACTCTGGAAGGCCTGAAGGAGAACGTCATCGTCGGCCGCCTGATCCCGGCCGGTACGGGTGCGTATCTGCGCTCGCTGCAGAAGATCGCCAACCAGCGCGACGACGTCCTGACCCAGACCCGCGAAGCTGCCGTCGAGCCGCTTCCGGCGGATCTGGCCCTGGAACTGGAGAGCAGCGAAAGCTGA